Proteins encoded by one window of Pyrinomonadaceae bacterium:
- a CDS encoding acetyl-CoA C-acyltransferase produces MKEAVIVSAVRTAVGKAPKGTLRDTRPDDMGAAAIKEAIARVAGLEPSEIDDVIMGCAMPEAEQGMNVARAAAIRAGLPVETSAMTINRFCSSGLQTIAMASDRIRTNGAHVIVAGGLESMSMIPMGGHIIRPNPTLMDTYPDFYLSMGLATENVARKYEVSREEQDAFALQSHQRAVAALDADKFKDETVPLTVSVEELDAKGKKQRREISFDKDEGPRRDSTAEALANLKPAFQMKGTITAGNSSQMSDGAAAVIVMSEDRAKELGAKPLARLVAYATAGCPPEEMGIGPVYAIPKALKLAGLTLDDIAVIELNEAFAAQSLAVIKTLELNPAKVNVNGGAIALGHPLGCTGAKLTASILRELERRDARYGMVTMCVGGGMGAAGIIERL; encoded by the coding sequence ATGAAAGAAGCAGTAATCGTTTCCGCAGTTCGCACCGCCGTCGGCAAGGCGCCGAAGGGCACTTTGCGTGACACGCGCCCCGACGACATGGGCGCCGCGGCCATCAAAGAAGCTATCGCGCGTGTCGCAGGCCTTGAACCGTCCGAAATCGACGACGTGATCATGGGTTGCGCGATGCCCGAAGCTGAACAGGGCATGAACGTCGCTCGCGCGGCCGCGATTCGCGCCGGCCTGCCGGTTGAAACCAGCGCCATGACGATCAATCGGTTCTGCTCGTCGGGCCTGCAGACAATCGCAATGGCGTCAGATCGCATTCGCACGAATGGCGCGCACGTCATCGTCGCCGGCGGCCTGGAGTCGATGTCGATGATTCCGATGGGTGGTCACATCATCCGTCCGAATCCGACTTTGATGGACACGTACCCGGATTTTTATCTCAGCATGGGCCTGGCGACTGAGAACGTCGCGCGCAAGTACGAAGTGTCGCGTGAAGAGCAGGACGCTTTTGCTCTGCAGTCGCATCAACGCGCGGTGGCCGCTTTGGATGCCGACAAATTCAAGGACGAAACGGTGCCTTTGACAGTCTCCGTTGAAGAGCTCGATGCGAAAGGCAAGAAGCAACGCCGCGAGATCAGTTTTGATAAGGATGAAGGCCCGCGCCGCGACAGCACCGCGGAAGCGCTCGCGAATTTGAAGCCGGCTTTCCAGATGAAGGGCACGATTACTGCCGGCAACTCTTCGCAGATGTCCGACGGCGCGGCGGCCGTAATCGTAATGTCTGAGGATCGCGCAAAGGAGCTGGGGGCGAAACCTCTGGCGCGGCTCGTCGCCTACGCAACCGCCGGCTGTCCGCCGGAAGAAATGGGCATCGGGCCGGTGTATGCAATTCCGAAAGCGCTGAAGCTCGCCGGGTTAACGCTCGACGACATTGCGGTCATCGAACTGAATGAAGCATTCGCAGCGCAGTCACTTGCGGTGATCAAGACTCTCGAACTGAATCCCGCCAAAGTGAACGTGAATGGCGGCGCCATTGCGCTGGGCCATCCATTGGGATGCACCGGCGCGAAGCTGACGGCGTCGATCCTGCGCGAGCTTGAAAGACGCGATGCGCGTTACGGCATGGTGACGATGTGTGTCGGCGGCGGCATGGGCGCCGCCGGAATTATTGAACGACTCTGA
- a CDS encoding DJ-1/PfpI family protein, whose translation MKVAILLYDGVTALDAIGPYETLALLPDVQIQFVAKEKGPKKTDNGFLQLTADYAFADVTSADVLVVPGSANSTRIQMEDDATLNWLREIHSTTKWTTSVCSGSLILAGAGLLKGLKATTHWFALDMLKMFGAEPVQERMVQQGKVVTAAGVSAGLDMALFLAAEIAGAEVAKSIQLVMEYDPAPPFDSGSIGKASPEVVNAARDCMARLTTRGPNLRASAVRS comes from the coding sequence ATGAAAGTCGCCATTCTTCTCTATGACGGTGTAACAGCATTGGATGCTATCGGGCCCTATGAAACCCTCGCTTTACTTCCCGATGTTCAGATTCAATTCGTGGCGAAGGAAAAGGGACCGAAGAAGACTGACAATGGATTTCTTCAGTTAACCGCCGATTACGCATTCGCCGATGTCACCAGCGCGGATGTCCTTGTGGTGCCTGGCTCAGCGAACAGCACCCGAATACAGATGGAGGATGACGCAACGCTGAACTGGCTGCGTGAGATTCATTCGACGACCAAATGGACCACGTCGGTTTGTTCCGGGTCGCTCATCCTGGCTGGTGCCGGTTTGTTGAAAGGTCTGAAAGCGACTACTCATTGGTTCGCTTTGGATATGTTGAAAATGTTTGGGGCCGAGCCGGTTCAGGAACGCATGGTGCAACAAGGCAAAGTGGTCACCGCCGCGGGCGTATCCGCTGGGCTCGACATGGCGCTCTTTCTCGCCGCGGAGATCGCCGGCGCGGAAGTCGCTAAGAGCATTCAGTTGGTCATGGAGTACGATCCTGCGCCCCCCTTCGATTCGGGATCGATTGGCAAAGCTTCACCGGAAGTCGTTAATGCAGCGCGCGACTGTATGGCGCGGCTGACGACGCGAGGTCCGAATCTCAGAGCATCCGCGGTCAGGAGTTAA
- a CDS encoding 3-hydroxyacyl-CoA dehydrogenase NAD-binding domain-containing protein, whose translation MIPVKKAAVLGAGTMGAQIAAHLANAGIPTVLLDIAPQDSSSGSSEAETRPLGKVPDQNAIARAGYEAAKKAKPAAFFTADRASLVAVGNFEEDLPKLKDCDLIIEAVVENLEIKRSLYEKVEQHRKPGSVIASNTSGIPLKLLAEGRSDDFRAHFIGMHFFNPPRYMHLVELIPTKGTKGEVSCSMSGFLDERLGKGVVVAKDRPNFIANRIGTYGALVTMRTMIDDGYSIEEVDKITGPAAGRPKTATFRTFDLVGLDVFAHVVKNLHENLPDDPEREMFVMPEFVTKMIERRLLGNKTKAGFYQRKQGEGGKREIWTLDTATLDYRAAQKVKLPSLDVAKNIEDTRERLKTVVWSKDRVGAFLWKTVSKTLTYTAERIPEIADTVVEVDRAMRWGFNWELGPFEVWDAIGVEKSVAKLKEEGRAVPANVQAMLDSGAKTFYKQEDGQRFYFDFASSNYVPLADPPGTIILKSIKDRTAVIKKNSGASMIDLGDGVACLEFHSKMNSIGGDTLEMLRFAIAETEKNFAGLVVGNQGVNFSVGANLMLMLMEAQDENWEELDMIGRYFQSSVMSLRYSAKPVVVAPFQMVFGGGCEMVLHGDRVRASAETYIGLVEVGVGIIPAGCGTKEMLVRAMDSIPADMKDADPFPFVKRAFETIALAKVATSAEQARDFGFLREEDSISMNADRLIADAKQQVLALAAAGYVQPQQRTDILALGAPGLATLKLGVHLMKRAGYISDHDALIGEKLARILTGGDLNHATRVSEQYLLDLEREAFLSLIGTRKTQDRIGHMLKTGKPLRN comes from the coding sequence ATGATACCCGTCAAAAAAGCCGCCGTTCTGGGCGCTGGAACCATGGGGGCGCAAATCGCCGCGCACCTCGCTAATGCTGGCATTCCGACCGTCCTGCTCGACATCGCGCCGCAGGACTCATCATCAGGATCGAGTGAGGCTGAAACCCGACCGTTAGGAAAGGTGCCGGATCAAAACGCTATCGCTCGCGCCGGCTACGAAGCCGCGAAGAAAGCCAAACCCGCGGCGTTCTTTACCGCCGATCGGGCTTCCCTCGTCGCCGTGGGAAACTTCGAAGAAGACCTCCCAAAGCTGAAAGACTGCGACCTGATCATTGAAGCAGTCGTCGAGAATCTTGAAATCAAACGCAGCCTTTACGAAAAAGTTGAGCAGCATCGGAAGCCTGGCTCTGTCATCGCTTCAAACACCAGTGGAATTCCCCTCAAGTTGCTGGCCGAAGGACGCTCGGATGATTTCCGCGCGCACTTCATCGGCATGCACTTCTTCAATCCGCCGCGCTACATGCACCTCGTCGAGTTGATTCCCACGAAAGGGACTAAAGGCGAAGTCTCTTGCTCGATGTCCGGGTTTCTCGATGAGAGGCTGGGCAAAGGCGTCGTAGTCGCGAAGGATCGTCCGAACTTCATTGCCAATCGCATCGGCACGTACGGCGCGTTGGTGACGATGCGCACGATGATCGACGACGGTTACTCGATTGAAGAGGTGGACAAGATCACGGGACCGGCGGCTGGACGTCCAAAGACCGCCACGTTCCGCACGTTCGATCTCGTGGGCCTCGACGTGTTCGCGCACGTCGTTAAGAACCTGCATGAAAATCTTCCCGACGATCCTGAGCGCGAAATGTTCGTGATGCCTGAGTTCGTCACGAAGATGATCGAACGCCGGCTGCTGGGTAACAAGACGAAGGCCGGTTTCTATCAGCGCAAGCAAGGCGAAGGCGGCAAGCGCGAGATTTGGACGCTCGATACGGCCACGCTCGACTATCGCGCGGCGCAGAAGGTGAAGCTGCCTTCCCTCGACGTCGCCAAGAACATTGAGGACACGCGCGAGCGTTTGAAAACCGTCGTTTGGTCAAAGGATCGCGTCGGCGCTTTTCTTTGGAAGACGGTCTCAAAAACTCTGACCTACACAGCCGAACGCATTCCTGAGATCGCCGACACCGTCGTCGAAGTGGATCGCGCGATGCGTTGGGGATTCAATTGGGAGCTGGGGCCGTTCGAGGTTTGGGACGCCATCGGTGTGGAAAAGTCAGTCGCGAAGCTGAAAGAAGAAGGGCGCGCCGTCCCGGCCAACGTGCAGGCGATGCTCGATTCCGGCGCGAAGACCTTCTACAAACAGGAAGACGGCCAGCGCTTCTATTTTGATTTTGCCTCTTCTAATTACGTGCCGCTCGCGGATCCACCCGGCACAATCATTCTCAAGTCGATCAAGGATCGCACCGCAGTCATCAAGAAGAATTCCGGCGCTTCCATGATCGATCTCGGTGACGGCGTGGCTTGTCTCGAATTCCATTCGAAGATGAATTCGATTGGCGGCGACACGCTTGAGATGCTGCGCTTTGCGATCGCGGAAACAGAAAAGAATTTCGCGGGCCTGGTGGTCGGCAATCAGGGCGTGAACTTTTCGGTCGGCGCGAACCTGATGCTGATGCTGATGGAAGCGCAGGACGAAAACTGGGAAGAGCTCGACATGATCGGGCGTTACTTCCAATCGTCGGTGATGAGTCTTCGTTACTCAGCCAAGCCGGTCGTCGTCGCGCCGTTCCAGATGGTCTTTGGCGGCGGCTGCGAAATGGTCCTGCACGGTGACCGGGTGCGCGCGTCGGCCGAAACCTACATCGGATTGGTCGAGGTCGGCGTCGGAATTATTCCCGCCGGCTGCGGCACCAAAGAGATGTTGGTGCGTGCGATGGATTCGATTCCGGCGGACATGAAAGACGCCGATCCCTTTCCGTTCGTGAAGCGCGCATTTGAAACGATCGCTTTGGCGAAGGTGGCGACGTCTGCGGAACAAGCGCGAGACTTTGGTTTCCTGCGTGAAGAAGATTCGATTTCGATGAATGCCGACCGGCTGATCGCCGACGCGAAGCAGCAAGTGCTGGCGTTAGCGGCCGCCGGATACGTTCAGCCGCAACAGCGCACCGATATTTTGGCTCTGGGCGCGCCGGGCTTAGCGACTCTGAAACTCGGCGTGCATTTGATGAAGCGCGCTGGCTATATCTCCGATCACGACGCGTTGATTGGCGAAAAGCTCGCGCGGATTCTGACCGGTGGCGATCTGAATCATGCGACGCGCGTCAGCGAACAGTACCTGCTCGATCTGGAACGCGAAGCTTTCCTTTCGCTGATTGGCACGCGCAAGACGCAGGATCGGATTGGGCATATGCTCAAGACTGGTAAGCCGTTAAGAAACTAA
- a CDS encoding winged helix-turn-helix domain-containing protein, giving the protein MNRVISDDDLYHFGPFCLDEGERVLLRDGRLVPLAPKALSTLIVLVRNMGHVVEKNILMNEVWPDEDVEEGNLAQHIFMLRKALGENPKYIETVPRRGYRFLATTNRIHRTSKRNTENAEAYEAYFKARTCWNIHTAEGLRQALGYFQQATNEDPNYSFAYAGLVDCYLRLATNYFPPPNVLSKSSATTHPREVGATFPETNTSVEIRCQWDRENAKREWQRADELKLDYPAVHQWRAAYLFSLGLYNQTLMKTEQLVDSASNAPSSSPSNLQARFEPVSLTPAEELQVFCVVAREQIEAGNYDAACMVLERWWTMGEWPKLDGLNSRLSADLLLTVGTLAGFVASARQVPRGQKHAEALLNGAIGLSEQLGSKMLSCEGRVDLALCYQRQGMLDLARATFLAALQVLPTSEFEIRRFALISLASVEWEAGRLNDSAARLKEADEIVEPASPLINARSYLHLAVTLQTLATSETRGEYLQRALEYCSKAVEQYEAIGNHRYAAIAENNYGYLLVTFNRLDEAEPHLVRARELFAALDDKRRCAEVDDSIAHLHLAAGRLELAEEAVRQAVNALESGGLDGFLAESLTTQGLVLCKLGRRREAKRILDRARQIAERCGDLECSCLALLMVIEELGEHLDEEERLELSAQLEQFLTYSQKASTIERIRNALDSLQASPMSVPNQ; this is encoded by the coding sequence ATGAATCGAGTTATCAGTGACGACGATCTCTACCACTTCGGTCCCTTCTGTTTAGACGAAGGCGAGCGCGTGCTGCTGAGAGACGGCCGCCTTGTGCCTTTGGCGCCGAAAGCACTGAGCACACTGATCGTGCTGGTGCGAAACATGGGACATGTGGTGGAAAAGAATATTCTAATGAATGAAGTCTGGCCGGATGAAGATGTGGAAGAGGGAAATCTCGCGCAGCATATCTTCATGTTGCGAAAGGCACTGGGAGAGAATCCTAAGTACATAGAAACCGTTCCCAGACGTGGTTATCGGTTTCTGGCGACGACAAACCGCATCCACCGCACTTCCAAACGCAATACTGAGAACGCTGAGGCCTATGAGGCTTACTTCAAGGCTCGAACCTGTTGGAACATTCACACTGCCGAAGGTCTCAGGCAGGCATTAGGCTACTTCCAGCAGGCGACAAATGAGGATCCGAACTACTCGTTTGCGTATGCGGGACTGGTTGACTGCTATCTAAGGCTCGCCACCAATTATTTTCCGCCCCCAAATGTGTTGTCGAAGTCGTCAGCAACGACGCACCCACGCGAAGTAGGTGCGACGTTCCCTGAAACAAATACTTCCGTCGAGATACGCTGTCAGTGGGATCGGGAGAATGCGAAAAGAGAGTGGCAGCGTGCCGATGAACTCAAGCTGGACTATCCCGCGGTGCATCAATGGCGCGCGGCATATCTGTTTTCTTTGGGCCTGTATAACCAGACCTTGATGAAAACAGAACAGCTAGTGGACTCTGCATCTAATGCCCCATCGAGCTCACCATCTAATCTGCAAGCCCGCTTCGAGCCCGTAAGTCTAACGCCGGCTGAAGAGTTACAGGTCTTCTGCGTTGTTGCCCGTGAGCAGATTGAGGCCGGGAACTATGACGCGGCGTGCATGGTGCTGGAACGCTGGTGGACTATGGGCGAGTGGCCAAAGCTCGACGGATTGAATTCGCGCTTGTCCGCGGATCTGCTCCTAACGGTAGGAACGCTCGCCGGTTTTGTGGCCAGCGCGAGGCAAGTGCCAAGAGGGCAAAAACACGCTGAGGCGTTGCTCAACGGGGCCATTGGTCTGTCTGAACAACTTGGTTCGAAGATGCTGTCCTGCGAGGGTCGAGTCGATCTGGCCCTCTGCTACCAAAGACAGGGAATGTTGGACCTTGCGCGTGCCACTTTTCTCGCTGCGCTCCAAGTGCTACCGACTAGTGAATTCGAAATCAGACGTTTCGCGTTAATTAGCCTGGCCTCAGTTGAGTGGGAAGCCGGACGCCTTAACGACTCGGCCGCCCGACTTAAGGAAGCTGATGAAATAGTGGAACCAGCGAGTCCGCTGATCAATGCGCGCTCCTATTTGCATCTGGCTGTTACTCTGCAAACTCTTGCGACCTCTGAAACTCGCGGCGAGTATTTACAACGAGCTCTCGAGTATTGCTCCAAGGCCGTCGAACAATATGAGGCTATCGGCAATCATCGTTATGCCGCCATTGCAGAGAATAACTACGGTTACCTGCTCGTGACTTTCAACCGTCTCGATGAAGCAGAGCCCCATCTCGTACGCGCTCGAGAGTTGTTTGCCGCCCTCGATGACAAGCGTAGATGCGCCGAGGTTGATGATTCAATCGCCCACCTCCACCTCGCCGCAGGCAGACTAGAGCTGGCGGAAGAGGCAGTGAGACAGGCTGTCAATGCTCTGGAGTCGGGAGGGTTGGATGGATTTCTGGCCGAATCTCTCACCACACAAGGATTGGTATTGTGCAAGCTTGGGCGTCGTCGCGAAGCGAAACGGATTCTTGACCGGGCACGACAAATTGCAGAGCGCTGCGGCGATCTCGAATGCTCATGTCTTGCACTCCTGATGGTAATTGAGGAGTTGGGTGAGCACTTAGACGAGGAAGAGCGGCTGGAACTATCAGCTCAACTGGAGCAGTTCCTTACCTATTCACAAAAAGCCTCAACAATTGAACGTATCAGAAATGCCCTGGATTCGTTACAGGCCTCGCCGATGAGCGTTCCTAATCAATGA
- a CDS encoding alginate lyase family protein: MTKPYHLMIRNVKSIIAFAFSLFLFSAAILSQTGSNYYDNFDDGVMDTVKWTKGLMSRPASQFDPNIAVTEASGALVITPLSSTSGDHYSGYISPEMNLNGLTISTELLPRGTDKSESIFGIGRVYGQHYRFRIIGSTIYFQAYTGSDKTSTYSSTTYRFLRFRITSSKVYLETSSNNTSWTLRRSVSYNSFLTSSRIELVGGTGESVSSPSLTKFNYLHGVSGGSPTPTPTPTPTPTPTPTPTPTPTPTPTPTPTPTPTPTPTPTPTPTPTGTGGGRGYLTTPVELAATKQKATSNIQPYKASVDAAIAYAGTPTDWTYTNVNLMDRDELRNATAKLYAKALAYHLTGNSAYAAQVRTRILEMSQNDDPGVNVCSVGDGYSGGNGCILTAARHISGYIASADLIETYSGWTATDKQAFQNWLGTYIYKFTDWASDQRSHNWGSVGSATTHYIADYFAGSGLNLVDRNGVSFTPRQAFDEATQRVLERHSGNNTGDVFFSANPSMTNSVCPYDGANGISWFGGIPEELGRENSDSNPALYCPYQWIPTAGGDAHSYYAAHLSGTLMSAELLWRRSDRILYDYVDSNSKGSILMAIRFVIDNPIDVSKSQDWFPTSRSTVLEIAYRYYSRNPATAVTSGVAAMATQLGINGTRLIAGGGNSANPHFGTLTHGYTPGESIGPPPTSPKP; encoded by the coding sequence ATGACTAAGCCTTATCACCTGATGATCCGAAACGTGAAAAGCATAATTGCATTTGCGTTCAGTCTTTTTCTATTTTCTGCGGCCATTCTTTCCCAAACAGGAAGTAATTATTACGACAATTTCGATGACGGTGTCATGGACACCGTTAAGTGGACAAAAGGATTAATGAGCAGGCCTGCGTCGCAATTTGATCCGAACATAGCTGTTACCGAGGCATCTGGTGCTTTAGTGATAACACCGTTGTCATCAACATCTGGAGATCATTATTCAGGCTATATCAGTCCAGAAATGAATCTGAATGGTCTGACTATATCAACTGAACTTCTTCCCAGAGGGACAGACAAATCCGAATCCATATTTGGGATAGGAAGAGTTTACGGTCAACATTATCGATTCCGGATCATAGGAAGCACGATTTATTTTCAAGCTTACACTGGAAGCGATAAAACCAGCACTTATAGCTCCACTACTTACCGGTTCCTAAGATTCAGAATTACTTCCAGTAAGGTTTATCTGGAAACGAGTTCTAATAATACATCCTGGACTCTAAGACGTTCCGTTAGTTACAACTCGTTCTTGACAAGTTCAAGAATTGAGCTTGTTGGTGGTACAGGTGAAAGTGTATCGAGTCCTTCGCTCACGAAATTCAATTACCTTCACGGTGTAAGCGGTGGTTCACCTACACCTACTCCGACGCCAACTCCAACACCGACGCCAACGCCTACTCCAACGCCAACGCCAACGCCTACTCCGACGCCAACGCCTACGCCGACGCCAACGCCTACGCCGACGCCAACGCCGACGCCAACGCCAACTGGTACTGGCGGAGGAAGAGGGTACTTAACAACACCCGTTGAGTTGGCCGCGACAAAACAAAAGGCCACAAGCAACATTCAGCCTTATAAAGCTTCTGTTGATGCGGCTATAGCGTACGCGGGTACGCCTACTGATTGGACTTATACGAACGTCAACTTAATGGATCGTGATGAGTTGAGGAACGCGACGGCAAAACTTTATGCCAAGGCACTTGCCTATCACTTAACTGGTAACTCAGCTTACGCGGCACAAGTAAGGACCAGAATTTTGGAAATGTCTCAAAACGACGATCCGGGCGTCAACGTCTGTAGTGTTGGTGACGGATACTCTGGAGGCAATGGTTGCATCCTGACGGCGGCCAGACACATATCGGGATATATAGCATCTGCAGACCTGATTGAAACTTACTCAGGATGGACAGCCACGGACAAACAGGCATTTCAGAATTGGTTGGGGACTTACATTTATAAGTTCACCGATTGGGCAAGCGATCAGCGGAGCCATAATTGGGGTTCAGTTGGAAGTGCCACGACTCATTATATTGCTGACTACTTCGCAGGTTCTGGACTAAACCTTGTTGATAGGAACGGCGTTTCTTTCACTCCAAGACAAGCCTTTGATGAAGCAACTCAAAGAGTGTTGGAGAGACATTCCGGAAATAATACTGGGGATGTATTTTTCAGTGCCAACCCCAGCATGACCAATTCGGTTTGCCCTTACGATGGAGCGAACGGCATTTCATGGTTCGGAGGAATCCCGGAAGAATTGGGAAGAGAGAATAGCGACTCAAATCCTGCTCTCTACTGCCCTTACCAGTGGATTCCTACTGCCGGCGGTGATGCGCATAGTTATTACGCTGCACACCTGTCGGGGACTTTGATGTCGGCAGAATTATTGTGGAGAAGAAGCGACAGAATTCTATATGACTATGTTGACTCCAATAGTAAGGGTTCTATCCTCATGGCGATAAGATTCGTCATTGATAACCCTATCGATGTAAGTAAGTCACAGGATTGGTTCCCGACCTCAAGGTCTACCGTGCTTGAGATAGCTTACAGATACTACAGCCGTAATCCGGCCACGGCGGTTACTTCTGGAGTAGCTGCTATGGCAACTCAACTTGGAATCAACGGTACAAGGTTGATAGCCGGGGGAGGCAACAGTGCAAATCCGCACTTTGGAACTTTGACACACGGTTACACACCTGGAGAGAGCATAGGTCCGCCTCCGACGAGTCCGAAACCTTAA
- a CDS encoding pitrilysin family protein, with protein sequence MRTDKMKNENWKMRNGKWVFLLTAYCLLLTFSLTAFGQTPAPPTTTTAPTTAQSNDLQSLITRQASLVTEFEVNGLKVLFKRREGGQSVAAGLFIKGGSRNITASNAGVENLMLQVATEASASYPRERMRSELARTGTVLTSSDNYDYSVLSMTSTRTNFDSMWNLFTDVALRPSFTKEDFDLAKTRALASLADDSDDPDTYLQRLQEHTAYAGHPYVNRPEGTVESVSRLTLEDIRRYHQQVLETSRLLLVVVGDLNVNQLRQQITNSFGKLPRGSYRADSVPQLSFSSPSVNVTERSLPTNYVQGLFAAPPLTSPDIYPMEIASAMLRDRVFEEVRVKRNLSYAPSAFLSSQAANVGGIYVSAVDANQAVRVMLDEIRRLQTHPLDQTDITGVVSQYLTSYYLGQETNAAQAANLAEWELIGGGWRNSFETIAKLRAVAPADVQRVAQKYMRNIRFVVLGNPTQIDKNIFTGQAGI encoded by the coding sequence ATGAGAACTGACAAAATGAAAAATGAAAATTGGAAAATGAGAAATGGAAAATGGGTTTTCCTGCTCACTGCTTACTGCTTACTGCTTACTTTCTCGCTGACTGCTTTCGGCCAAACACCCGCGCCGCCCACAACCACGACAGCGCCCACGACGGCCCAATCAAACGATCTTCAAAGTCTGATCACGCGACAGGCTTCGCTTGTCACCGAATTTGAAGTTAACGGCCTGAAGGTTTTGTTCAAGCGTCGCGAAGGCGGCCAGAGCGTCGCCGCCGGTCTGTTTATCAAAGGCGGGTCCCGCAACATCACCGCCTCGAACGCGGGCGTGGAGAACCTGATGCTGCAAGTCGCCACTGAAGCCAGCGCCAGCTATCCGCGCGAACGCATGCGTTCGGAGTTAGCGCGCACCGGCACCGTTCTCACTTCGAGCGACAACTACGATTACTCAGTGCTGTCGATGACCTCGACGCGCACAAACTTTGACAGCATGTGGAACTTATTCACCGACGTCGCGCTGCGTCCCTCATTCACCAAAGAAGATTTCGATTTGGCAAAGACGCGCGCGCTGGCCTCGCTCGCCGATGATTCGGACGATCCGGACACGTACCTGCAAAGACTGCAGGAGCATACTGCCTATGCCGGTCATCCTTATGTGAATCGTCCCGAAGGCACCGTCGAATCCGTTTCGCGGCTGACCCTCGAAGACATCCGGCGCTACCACCAGCAAGTGCTGGAGACGTCGCGATTGCTGCTGGTTGTCGTCGGCGATCTCAACGTAAATCAACTGCGTCAGCAAATCACCAATTCGTTTGGCAAACTCCCGCGCGGCAGCTATCGCGCCGATTCGGTGCCGCAACTTTCGTTTAGCTCGCCGAGCGTCAATGTCACTGAGCGCTCTTTGCCGACAAATTATGTGCAGGGTTTGTTCGCCGCGCCGCCGCTGACCTCACCGGACATTTATCCGATGGAGATTGCGTCGGCGATGCTGCGCGACCGCGTGTTTGAAGAAGTCCGGGTTAAGCGAAACCTTTCGTATGCACCCAGCGCATTTCTGTCCAGCCAGGCGGCGAACGTAGGCGGGATCTACGTGAGCGCGGTCGATGCGAACCAGGCGGTGCGCGTAATGCTTGATGAGATCCGGCGACTGCAGACACACCCGCTCGATCAAACCGACATCACCGGCGTCGTCTCGCAATACCTGACGTCATATTACCTGGGACAAGAGACCAACGCGGCGCAGGCCGCGAACCTCGCTGAGTGGGAACTGATCGGCGGCGGCTGGCGAAATTCATTCGAGACGATCGCCAAGCTTCGCGCGGTGGCACCCGCCGACGTGCAGCGCGTCGCGCAGAAGTACATGCGCAACATTCGCTTCGTCGTGCTCGGCAATCCAACCCAAATCGACAAAAACATTTTCACCGGGCAAGCGGGAATCTAA